TTCTGTTTATTCAATTGTCTGTAGGTATTATAAGTCTTGCTGATATAATCAAATTCGAATTTTCAAATAAGGAGACTCTCAAGATTAATGCTTCTCTGATTAATCCTGCTGTGAAAACTCTTGCAGCCGATCCGGCCAATAAGCTTATTATGAAAGTAGAAGTCAGGGATTCAGAAGGTTTTCCTGTCCCAAAAGCCAACATCAGCCTATCTTTAGAAGGGCAACCTGTTTTTAGTGGAAATTTTGGTAAACTCTCGCATACAAAATTTAGAACTGATGAAAACGGCGAATTCCTTTTTACTTATGTTCCACCCGAGCTTGGAAAGGATTTGTTAGCAAATAAACAGCCTAATATTGAAATTACTGCAAAAATTGATAATACAAACATAAAAGCATCCCAAACTGTGAAACTGGTAAAGCCCCCTGTAGTTTTTTTACATGGTTATCAGGCTTATGCTGCAGTTTTTGAAAACTTCGGGGAATTTCTTAAGGCAAAAGGCTTCGCGTATAGCGCCTTAGATTATAAATCATCCAATGGTGTTATAGAAGCAGCGGAAAAACTTGATGAGTTCCTTCAGAAGCAGAAAATGATATATTTATCCAAGGGATTTCAGGTTGACAAATTTGATTTAGTTGCCCACAGTATGGGTGGACTGGTAGCTAGATATTATACATGCAGCGAAAGGTATATAGCAAATAGCAATGTAAGAAAAATAATATTTATTTCTGTTCCCCAGAAAGGTTCTCCGTGGGCATCAGTCGGTGCAACATATTTCAACGACCAGGGTATAAGGGATCTTGTGCCTGAAAACTTTTTATTATCAAAAGCTCTTCCTTCTATGATTAATAAAGGCCTGAACAGTTCTATTCAGACAGGAAGCATACTAGGGCAGTATGATGAAGTCGTAAGCCCGGAAAGTGCGTCTCTGGAAGAATGGAACATTAAAACTGATTTATTTTCCCTAGGTGATAATAACCTAAATTTTGACAACTTGCTTAAAGGAAATTTTAATGAATCTACAAACCATATGAGTATATTAAGTAATAAGAAGGTATTTGAAATGGTAGAACGAATGCTATATGATAACCTTCCCTATCCTATTATTAAGAAGAAATGATGTTTATAATAGAATTGTTCATAAAATCCAAAAGATATC
This DNA window, taken from Clostridia bacterium, encodes the following:
- a CDS encoding alpha/beta hydrolase — protein: MFSKPKLNIVFAVVGFFIFSFLFIQLSVGIISLADIIKFEFSNKETLKINASLINPAVKTLAADPANKLIMKVEVRDSEGFPVPKANISLSLEGQPVFSGNFGKLSHTKFRTDENGEFLFTYVPPELGKDLLANKQPNIEITAKIDNTNIKASQTVKLVKPPVVFLHGYQAYAAVFENFGEFLKAKGFAYSALDYKSSNGVIEAAEKLDEFLQKQKMIYLSKGFQVDKFDLVAHSMGGLVARYYTCSERYIANSNVRKIIFISVPQKGSPWASVGATYFNDQGIRDLVPENFLLSKALPSMINKGLNSSIQTGSILGQYDEVVSPESASLEEWNIKTDLFSLGDNNLNFDNLLKGNFNESTNHMSILSNKKVFEMVERMLYDNLPYPIIKKK